A genomic window from Fibrobacterota bacterium includes:
- a CDS encoding glycoside hydrolase family 9 protein — MSRRTKPLILGLLALCSQVAHAAPMPYDSIGNPLNNASALDREVQRKGDLLNLVPNRVRVNQAGYRQRDVVLGLAQFYYVGTALTYSVVNDARVPVANGTLSPKGAVTVSGQINPTASNSAEHQTGGNGDWKTGYPMTGTTVSGPLMAGILPATLPAGRYRILVGADSSVPFIVSDNVYAMARDAALKFFGVARSGDYESWFHPNSHMWDGWLFDTTARNADGSFTYKGALKGGWYDCGNHLKEARTISYPLATLGMLAATMPEKDADNYALNQGIARPQPTDGIPDVLREAWVGSQFVFNSWRLAKGRAADMILSVGDPGPDFGWWGRPENQDAVLSPRRGGRSERVLLKNWGSGSMGDFAAGLAFTSRKYRVYSPSFADSALTIAKAMYEVAKTSNRKETAPDYAGDAVLYDDLALAAVALLWATGDTKYLKEIAYTAGMPNGSGAVCAPSGFGQGFETTRFQGGFFGCGSDGMKKNGGPTDYGSVNTLALYSFAKLILVNADTAKNYGITAAQRDTLLLRTINQTPGPTWGQLGSAFFTIPVGGQYDQPIRLAYDSIWYAMGQGYGKTGWWNKYQFGNLADLYMYYDMSSLVEGRAILDKPGNTDWKRKEVLRVLLGGLNYMFGTNALDISYLYGIGRKNPMHPHHRSSNPEGKNVPGAYYYYQIPVGGLYGGLMTGPTNSEVLREYFDTPVGQTEANCPDAQAAVMIPLMGLASEAPIGPPMPTVKVLYTTDTLAVVQVDLDKWGWVLLGIGADSALATQTRILPGNDTGNVIRVAIGGLKPGTQYFFHVVSTDLGGLSSKVSKWPNGLKDSIPFSFMTKPVPPVPPIYGNIKVCNVTSDSAEVLWATPNGEYFSSVMWADSASWKANKFNVTDSDAVGNVPVRFHRVKLKGLKPKTTYYFKVGTQGAYNAVEGCFRTPNEDVKFDIRTTHYTWGGKPAMGISVLNQNEKLFDSLQIRLYVNGTTAQLLDLAARVDIAFKYRSDAFIDSGLFAYTKNVSKSRPKLIDPTCPAATQSCAWYFDLPMYGATMDPLARWRLDVVFDRHLLARDTTEILDQPPTHDPFAVGGQDWSMRAHVAGSDNGLSPVDYPGVPAMGKEDIDNKTQDIPVNPYIAVYRRNEFVYGFSPSAVEQKTKRTVFAMDATFDKPFDLPFGNTIEIGTGTSTTLKGTLNPYDVMIPQSKGYINTIWVNGTALTNAERRAALTRQTDGTWKVSLPLRFVTGTNKVDVTFFASADSTDTLDATGCSEGKGCAFYNAYWYVNYVSNLTPSLMQVVDAADNALGVVAPDSSRLIVRVKDGNANLSKVAADQVTVVATNRRTGLGFPLVLTETGVNTGTFQTAYLSVVSAAAAAGQIQIMSGDTLDLRYQDASDAADTSAARVWATAAWPSLVSGAVVAGCGSNHVSARLDKPLGSGLAVSGVQLLLNAAFEDKVPRTEGEFYNYSGTLAGWTVQDVDIVNGTIATSLSAAQGILSLDLNDENPGWIGQRVATVSGGVVRLSLKFSANLGQPTTSPSTKQAEVVWNGVAIDTLVWNALAEPMRSWKSATWDLRATGSDSILIRSLIPGNAGIMVDDISIMGLTPSTSAVRDSILGGTLVLTDAFGAPVQQSVLAGADITVLPSGVDLLVQPIIPTVAGVTGGSLELRIRTKAGKLTTTNVALTDSVGPWIDSAKIVENIEGRAVDTLFAWTSEPTVFAMKTLPEIITGAGFPVSGAGVVVNSAWLSDPATGQWTILLRSGAVQAGDLVRWNPLAATDARGIAALDCPALAREIKLISRPAPFSRAWILDSDGDSRADQVRMVFRKLLAAKDLPDSVEVRFGLGAERKSAFVSMADATDSNLVIRIPAFAFGSTIGAGVDGSGTLVLWKSGSPNGPYPLSDSVGPAVVSAGLAYGAMLDTLSLVFSEPVRKGAGVGWLAGWPGQELGTLYLPDSVQPKLWRLPVAQGSVYPGDSVRMGPTSRWTEAHARKAEANHPWVVVTGGERAPLGGWYKDTDGDGRVDQATVVFSLAPRTRPAFSLWWPGVAGVLDSSAVASGTWAPGADGRTVTISVGPFAKGVTSSGTTSLGKWSSVGGTWFAMQDSVPPILVSATVRYAATEGQPDTLRVRWSEPATVESAGNFLRHSSRGAVAPILPILLQPDPDSMGGFLTLRPDSVQLRKGDSAAFVPGGAFDRNGAIVGFQSPYVPVVFGPRPSRVDFRLNPYMELPVATSRQGDPFQVWVRARGEEVWLDCDSVPVADTLTPWIGATLTMNRVQEGRAYIYDNGGTFVASANLDRLIAMAAADRLPKDGSETFQLRLSWDGRSVKDKLVASGPYVMRLLLKDMDPENPRGLPVLTNRVYKLGIKRPTK; from the coding sequence GTGAGCCGTCGAACCAAACCTTTGATCCTCGGGCTCCTCGCGCTGTGCTCCCAGGTCGCTCATGCCGCCCCCATGCCGTACGATTCGATCGGCAACCCGTTGAACAACGCCTCCGCGTTGGATCGCGAGGTGCAGCGCAAGGGGGATCTCCTGAACCTGGTGCCCAACCGGGTCCGGGTGAACCAGGCGGGTTACCGCCAGCGCGACGTGGTCCTGGGGCTCGCCCAGTTCTACTACGTGGGCACGGCGCTCACGTATTCGGTGGTCAACGATGCGCGTGTGCCGGTGGCCAACGGCACGCTTTCCCCCAAAGGCGCCGTCACGGTTTCCGGGCAGATCAACCCTACCGCCTCCAATTCCGCCGAGCATCAAACCGGTGGCAACGGCGATTGGAAGACCGGCTACCCCATGACCGGGACCACGGTTTCCGGACCGCTCATGGCGGGAATCCTTCCCGCGACCTTGCCCGCAGGGCGGTACCGAATCCTGGTGGGCGCGGACAGCTCCGTGCCGTTCATTGTCAGCGACAACGTCTACGCGATGGCGCGCGATGCGGCCTTGAAGTTCTTCGGAGTGGCCCGCTCAGGCGATTACGAGTCGTGGTTCCATCCGAACTCCCACATGTGGGATGGCTGGCTGTTCGATACCACCGCCAGGAACGCCGACGGATCCTTCACCTACAAGGGCGCGCTCAAGGGAGGTTGGTACGATTGTGGCAACCACCTGAAGGAAGCGCGTACCATCAGCTACCCGCTGGCCACGCTGGGCATGCTCGCGGCCACCATGCCGGAAAAGGATGCGGACAACTACGCGCTCAACCAGGGCATCGCCCGCCCGCAGCCCACCGACGGAATTCCGGACGTTCTGCGGGAGGCCTGGGTGGGTTCGCAGTTCGTGTTCAACTCGTGGCGCTTGGCCAAGGGCAGGGCCGCCGACATGATCCTTTCGGTGGGCGATCCCGGCCCCGATTTCGGTTGGTGGGGAAGGCCTGAAAACCAGGACGCCGTCTTGTCTCCTCGTCGTGGAGGACGCAGCGAACGCGTTCTTCTCAAGAATTGGGGCTCGGGCTCCATGGGCGATTTCGCCGCCGGACTCGCGTTCACTTCCCGCAAGTACCGCGTCTACAGCCCCAGCTTCGCCGATTCCGCGCTCACCATCGCCAAGGCGATGTACGAAGTCGCCAAGACCAGCAATCGCAAGGAAACCGCTCCCGACTACGCGGGTGACGCGGTCTTGTACGACGACCTGGCCCTGGCCGCGGTGGCCTTGCTTTGGGCCACGGGCGACACCAAGTATCTGAAGGAGATCGCCTACACGGCGGGGATGCCCAACGGAAGCGGTGCGGTTTGTGCACCTTCCGGATTCGGACAGGGTTTCGAGACCACGCGGTTCCAGGGCGGATTCTTCGGATGCGGTTCGGACGGCATGAAGAAAAACGGCGGCCCCACCGATTACGGCTCGGTGAACACCTTGGCGCTCTATTCCTTCGCCAAGTTGATCCTGGTCAATGCGGATACGGCAAAAAACTACGGCATCACCGCCGCGCAACGCGATACCCTGCTCTTGCGCACCATCAACCAGACACCCGGCCCCACCTGGGGACAACTGGGCAGCGCCTTTTTCACGATTCCTGTCGGTGGACAGTACGACCAGCCCATCCGTTTGGCCTATGACAGTATTTGGTATGCCATGGGGCAGGGCTACGGCAAGACGGGCTGGTGGAACAAGTACCAGTTCGGCAATCTCGCGGACCTGTACATGTACTACGACATGAGCTCGCTGGTGGAAGGACGCGCCATCCTGGACAAGCCGGGAAACACCGATTGGAAGCGCAAGGAAGTGTTGCGGGTGCTCTTGGGCGGGCTCAACTACATGTTCGGCACCAATGCGCTGGACATCTCGTACCTGTACGGGATCGGGCGGAAGAACCCGATGCACCCGCACCACCGCAGCTCCAACCCGGAAGGCAAGAACGTGCCGGGGGCCTACTACTACTACCAGATTCCGGTGGGGGGGCTGTACGGCGGGCTCATGACGGGGCCCACCAACTCCGAGGTGTTGCGCGAATATTTCGATACCCCAGTGGGGCAGACCGAAGCCAACTGCCCGGATGCCCAGGCGGCGGTGATGATCCCTCTGATGGGCCTGGCCTCGGAAGCGCCGATCGGGCCTCCCATGCCCACCGTGAAGGTGCTGTACACCACCGACACCCTGGCCGTGGTGCAGGTGGATCTGGACAAGTGGGGATGGGTGTTGTTGGGCATCGGGGCGGATTCGGCCCTGGCCACCCAGACGCGCATCCTGCCGGGAAACGACACCGGCAATGTGATCCGCGTGGCCATCGGGGGATTGAAGCCCGGCACGCAATACTTCTTCCATGTGGTCTCCACCGACCTGGGCGGATTGTCGTCCAAGGTTTCCAAGTGGCCCAACGGCCTGAAGGATTCCATCCCCTTCAGCTTCATGACAAAACCTGTCCCACCGGTGCCGCCCATCTACGGGAACATCAAGGTGTGCAATGTCACCTCCGATTCCGCCGAGGTCCTCTGGGCAACCCCCAACGGGGAATACTTCTCGAGCGTGATGTGGGCCGACAGCGCGTCCTGGAAGGCGAACAAGTTCAATGTGACGGATTCCGACGCGGTGGGCAACGTGCCCGTGCGGTTCCACCGGGTGAAGCTCAAGGGGCTGAAACCCAAGACCACCTACTACTTCAAGGTCGGCACCCAAGGCGCGTACAACGCCGTGGAAGGCTGCTTCCGGACTCCCAACGAGGACGTGAAGTTCGACATCCGCACCACCCACTACACCTGGGGTGGCAAGCCCGCCATGGGAATCAGCGTCCTCAACCAGAACGAAAAACTCTTCGATTCGCTCCAGATCCGGTTGTACGTGAACGGAACCACGGCGCAGCTTCTGGATTTGGCCGCGCGCGTGGACATCGCCTTCAAGTACCGGTCCGACGCGTTCATCGATTCGGGGTTGTTCGCCTATACCAAGAACGTTTCCAAGTCGCGACCCAAGTTGATCGATCCCACCTGCCCGGCCGCCACCCAATCCTGCGCGTGGTACTTCGATCTGCCCATGTACGGCGCCACCATGGATCCGTTGGCCCGCTGGCGCCTGGACGTGGTGTTCGACCGCCACCTGCTGGCCCGCGACACCACGGAAATCCTGGATCAGCCTCCCACCCACGATCCGTTCGCCGTGGGCGGCCAGGATTGGTCCATGCGCGCCCACGTGGCGGGATCGGACAACGGCCTGTCGCCGGTGGATTATCCGGGCGTGCCTGCCATGGGCAAGGAAGACATCGACAACAAGACCCAGGACATCCCGGTCAACCCGTACATCGCGGTGTACCGGCGCAACGAGTTCGTGTACGGCTTCTCACCGTCGGCGGTCGAGCAGAAGACCAAACGGACCGTGTTCGCCATGGACGCGACCTTCGACAAGCCGTTCGACCTGCCCTTCGGGAACACGATCGAGATCGGAACGGGAACGTCCACCACGCTCAAGGGGACATTGAACCCCTACGACGTGATGATCCCCCAATCCAAGGGCTACATCAACACCATCTGGGTCAACGGCACAGCCCTGACCAACGCGGAGCGCCGCGCCGCCTTGACGCGCCAGACCGATGGCACCTGGAAGGTCTCCTTGCCGTTGCGGTTCGTGACCGGCACCAACAAGGTGGACGTGACGTTCTTCGCCAGCGCCGACTCCACCGACACGCTGGACGCCACGGGCTGTTCGGAAGGGAAGGGCTGCGCTTTCTACAACGCATACTGGTATGTCAACTACGTATCCAACCTCACCCCGTCGCTGATGCAGGTGGTGGATGCGGCGGACAATGCGCTTGGAGTGGTGGCTCCTGACAGTTCCCGTCTAATCGTGCGCGTGAAGGACGGCAACGCCAACCTTTCCAAGGTCGCTGCGGACCAGGTGACGGTGGTGGCGACCAACCGCCGCACTGGTCTTGGGTTTCCGCTGGTGTTGACGGAAACCGGCGTGAACACCGGAACTTTCCAGACCGCCTACCTGTCCGTGGTGTCGGCGGCCGCGGCTGCGGGCCAGATTCAAATCATGTCAGGCGACACGCTGGATCTGCGCTACCAGGACGCGTCGGATGCCGCCGATACGAGCGCGGCGCGCGTGTGGGCCACGGCCGCCTGGCCGAGCCTGGTGTCCGGCGCGGTGGTGGCGGGTTGCGGATCCAACCACGTGTCGGCCAGATTGGACAAGCCGCTGGGTTCGGGGCTGGCCGTATCGGGAGTCCAGCTTCTCCTGAACGCGGCATTCGAGGACAAGGTTCCGAGGACCGAAGGGGAGTTCTACAACTATTCGGGAACGTTGGCGGGCTGGACGGTCCAAGACGTGGACATCGTCAACGGGACGATCGCCACCTCGCTTTCGGCGGCGCAAGGGATCCTTTCCCTGGATCTCAACGACGAAAACCCGGGATGGATCGGACAGCGTGTGGCGACGGTCTCCGGAGGCGTCGTGCGACTTTCGCTGAAGTTTTCCGCGAACCTCGGGCAGCCCACGACCTCTCCGTCCACCAAGCAGGCGGAAGTTGTCTGGAACGGCGTCGCGATCGACACCCTGGTCTGGAACGCCCTCGCGGAGCCGATGAGGTCCTGGAAGAGCGCGACCTGGGATCTCAGAGCCACCGGAAGCGATTCGATTCTGATCCGTTCGCTGATCCCGGGAAACGCGGGGATCATGGTGGACGACATCTCGATCATGGGGCTGACCCCGTCGACGAGCGCGGTCCGCGATTCCATCCTGGGTGGCACGCTGGTCCTGACAGATGCATTTGGCGCGCCGGTCCAGCAATCGGTTCTCGCCGGGGCGGACATCACGGTGCTTCCTTCCGGAGTCGACCTTCTCGTGCAACCGATCATCCCCACGGTGGCTGGCGTGACGGGCGGAAGTCTGGAGCTCCGGATCCGCACCAAGGCGGGCAAGCTGACCACCACCAATGTCGCTTTGACAGATTCCGTCGGGCCGTGGATCGATTCGGCGAAGATCGTGGAGAACATCGAGGGGCGCGCGGTGGACACCCTTTTCGCCTGGACCTCGGAGCCGACCGTGTTCGCCATGAAAACGTTGCCCGAGATCATCACCGGGGCCGGATTTCCCGTGTCCGGAGCGGGGGTCGTGGTGAATTCCGCTTGGCTTTCCGATCCTGCCACCGGGCAGTGGACGATCCTTCTGCGCAGTGGCGCGGTACAGGCCGGAGACCTGGTTCGCTGGAATCCGTTGGCGGCGACCGACGCGCGCGGCATCGCCGCCCTCGACTGTCCCGCCTTGGCCCGAGAGATCAAGCTGATTTCGCGCCCGGCGCCGTTTTCGCGCGCCTGGATCCTGGATTCGGATGGCGACAGTCGCGCCGACCAGGTACGGATGGTCTTCCGCAAGCTCCTGGCCGCCAAGGATCTGCCGGATTCCGTCGAGGTGCGGTTCGGCCTCGGTGCGGAACGCAAGTCGGCGTTCGTTTCCATGGCCGACGCGACGGATTCCAATCTGGTGATCCGGATTCCAGCCTTCGCCTTCGGCTCCACCATCGGCGCCGGCGTGGATGGATCGGGGACGCTGGTCCTCTGGAAGAGCGGATCGCCAAACGGCCCCTACCCGCTTTCCGACAGCGTGGGACCGGCGGTGGTTTCCGCCGGACTCGCCTACGGAGCGATGCTGGATACCCTGAGTCTGGTCTTCTCGGAGCCGGTCCGCAAGGGGGCGGGAGTCGGCTGGCTCGCGGGTTGGCCCGGTCAGGAGCTGGGTACCTTGTATCTGCCGGATTCCGTCCAGCCGAAGCTTTGGAGGTTGCCGGTGGCGCAAGGTTCCGTCTATCCCGGCGATTCGGTGCGAATGGGCCCGACCAGCCGCTGGACGGAGGCCCATGCCCGCAAGGCCGAGGCGAACCATCCTTGGGTAGTCGTGACCGGTGGGGAACGGGCGCCCCTGGGTGGTTGGTACAAGGACACCGATGGCGATGGCCGAGTCGACCAGGCGACCGTGGTGTTCAGCCTCGCTCCCCGGACACGGCCGGCCTTCTCCCTGTGGTGGCCCGGGGTCGCTGGCGTCCTCGATTCCTCGGCTGTCGCCTCCGGTACCTGGGCCCCGGGCGCCGATGGCAGGACGGTGACCATATCCGTTGGGCCTTTCGCCAAGGGCGTCACATCCTCCGGAACCACCAGTCTGGGCAAATGGAGCTCGGTCGGCGGCACCTGGTTTGCGATGCAAGACAGCGTGCCTCCAATCCTGGTATCCGCCACCGTGCGGTACGCGGCCACGGAAGGTCAGCCCGACACGCTGCGTGTTCGATGGAGCGAACCGGCCACGGTGGAGTCGGCCGGAAATTTCCTGAGACACTCGTCGCGCGGAGCGGTCGCCCCCATCCTCCCGATCCTGCTGCAGCCGGATCCGGACAGCATGGGGGGATTCCTGACCCTCAGGCCGGATTCCGTCCAGTTGCGCAAGGGAGACTCCGCAGCGTTCGTGCCCGGCGGAGCCTTCGATAGGAATGGCGCCATCGTGGGATTCCAGTCTCCCTACGTCCCGGTGGTGTTCGGCCCGCGTCCTTCGCGTGTCGATTTCCGTCTGAATCCCTACATGGAGCTTCCGGTTGCGACTTCACGCCAAGGGGATCCCTTCCAGGTGTGGGTGCGTGCCCGCGGCGAGGAGGTCTGGTTGGATTGCGACAGCGTGCCGGTGGCGGATACGCTCACACCGTGGATCGGGGCGACGCTCACCATGAACCGGGTCCAGGAAGGCCGCGCCTACATCTACGACAACGGGGGGACCTTCGTGGCTTCGGCCAACCTGGATCGCCTGATCGCGATGGCCGCCGCCGATCGCCTCCCCAAGGATGGATCCGAAACCTTCCAGCTGCGCCTGTCCTGGGATGGGCGAAGCGTCAAGGACAAGTTGGTCGCGAGCGGTCCGTACGTGATGAGGCTTTTGCTGAAGGACATGGACCCGGAAAATCCTCGAGGTCTTCCGGTGCTCACCAACCGCGTGTACAAGCTGGGAATCAAGCGCCCCACCAAGTGA